The nucleotide sequence aagataaacaaaatgtgtggtcgtctgcatcgccgattcaaaaattgtttttgaatgttctcaaaaactacAACATCAAGAATAAGAGACAGTTTACCACATGAAAGCGGAAATCATGTGACGTACCATGGGCtaggtattgttttaatttgattcaatttagtaaagaaaatatacacaaacaaaccTTTTGTTGTGTCAAGATCGCCGTGGCCGTACACATTTGTGTTGACGTCACAATTCTTGCTCCATCACAGTGACTTCAATAGCTTTCCTTATTTCCgccattttcaatattttaatagtaaCTTCTAGCAGTTTAAATGCgccatttgaaatatttttacagttaCTTCCCTCATGTTACGAAACGCTATCTGCAACATTATAATAGATTTACTTCTCTTAGTCAAGAAAACGCCATAagcaatattaaattttaatacaattactTCCCTTAGTTTAAATAAGGCCATTTCAAAAAACCTTTCACAGTCGCTTCCCGTATCTTCCCCAAACAAAATTCCCAATATGCTTTAACAATTATTTCCGTTATTATCCAAAATATggtttgaattttttaaaagagttaCGTTCCTTAGATTGCAATATGTTTGCACACTTTATCATACAAAAAgctaattgcaatattttttatataaaacgcCCTCCCAATTGTGTTTCCAATCCCGGATTTTGCAAACTCAAGTACCTTTCAATAACGATGCATTCGAGTACTGGCCTTTTGTTTGGTAAGAAGGGTTCATTAAGGTATGattttggtgtgtgttttttatgaacTTTTTTGCCATATACTGCTTAAACGAAAAATTATGTGTAATGAGTTGTAACGTTAAAATGCTAATATTGCgtcaaattgtttaattattaatactTCAATgtgactttaaagctgcactctcacagattgaacgctttgacaactaattatttttttgtctttgagggagccaatatttatataaatgcatggaaaccagtgatataagactgctgacaaaaatcagatcgcagatttgcatagtTTAGttaaataattgatgttttatgcatttttcttcaaccgtACGTAACACGTtttgccataaaacatcaatttttgacggaaatatgaacatctgcgatctgatcttttgtcagcagtgttaaatcactagtttgcagatatttacgcaaaaattggctcattcaaagacaaaaaaataaaaaattgccaaaaacagtaaatctgtgagagtgcagctttaaaccggtttaacatACAAATACAGTAATCAATACTGTCTGCTGGAAATTTCGAATGTGTCAGACGAATTATTTTATGTACTATACCAGGCTTGGCGTTGtacataaaagtatttatgtagCTTGCTAGGCCATTTCATTATTGGTTTGGCAATTTTACCGTTTCGTTGTGCCGACAAGCGTTTTTGTGCGTCGAGGTCTCACTGCCAGACTTCGCCTGGCTTGATGGATACCACGTGACGTTAACGAACCAATGAAATCTCTATCGCCATTATCCTTTGTCTTCAGCGAACAAGCTTTGcgtgaaacattaaaaaatcaataaccaccttttgtgttttatcaaacacccattggtaagtcatatattttattcatttacattttttggtGGCTTGTTGAATACGGAGAGTTAAGAAGCAGGACAACTCGTTACGACGTTAGTAAGAACGTTCAAAACGGTATTCTTCTAATCCCCACTAGCGGCTCCTATGTCAGTATGCCATGGGGGTGGGGGGGAAgtaacttttctattttaatattgtagaAGAAGTAATAAGGAAAATCACCATTTCAGACTAgaaattgtaacccccccctcccccaaaaATAGCTTACACCCCTACGTTATGCCCCCTATTATGTCAAATTCTGTTCGGCGAATCATCTGCTTATCCCTCAACGTCTAAACAGGTTTGTGAAAAAAGGGGGTGTTATGAAAAGTATTGAGATTGCATTGTGCTACATTAACGGTAGCCCGGTCGCCCATGAATTTTCCTTTAAGATTGCCCGACTGGCGATGAAATCATCGGacttgtttgttaaaaaaacctCAACCTTGTGTGAAGACGCAGTTTGCAATACATATGCACTTGTCGACTGGGCCATACAGAATAATATTGCTACTGGGCTCTTAGTCGCAGGTTGAATACTTTACGCGAAATTCGGCTTTTCTgaagtgtttatataaaattgttcttgattaataaaatattatcataggACAGTTTTCCGATGCGTTCATTAAGGATAGACATTTATAATTTGCCTAAACAACTCAAAATGGTAATCCGTCTTTAATTTTGGTGGTCGGTAGGAGAAACCTAGTTTTTAAAAATTGGCTTTATTATCCCATGTTAGTTTCTCGTTTAAAGTCAAAgcatttttatctgtttattacACTATAACTGTATTATACATAATTGTAGATACATATTAACAACAGGCCTTTGTTTATTAAACCATTTTGGAGAACGTTTCCTTAAACTGTACTCTTATCACATTATCTCAGAATACATTTATGAAAGTTCCAAGTAAACTTTCCGTTAACGTTATGATATATGTTCGTTACTTTTGTGATAAAGCTACTGAGTCTTTGTGTGAACAAATCGTAAAAAATCAATGTCATTCGTCTTGTCTTCCTCTCGTGATTTTAAAATCTAGTTTCCTCACGTTCATTTTGAAACCAAATACACTTTCCTCCTCCATCTCGTCCTCGCATGGAAACGACGCCTCATTTAAAACACACTgattgcattgttttatttcccTAACAATGTTTTCGATCGTTACCTCATCACAAGGGGAAACAAAACATTCGCTCAAATCGAAATCCACTTCTGCGTGACTGGCCTTGAAAGTGTTTATCAACTTTATTAAACAGTCTGCTGATATGAAAATCGCGCTGGCACTCAATGTTTTGACACTCACTGGTATCTGTAGATCCCTAATAATGGactcagaaaaaaacaattgaatctCTTCAATGTTTTCTAACGACAAAAGCGTTTTGTTAAGACTTGTAGTAATACTATCATTCAAATACCATATActcaaaaagtttaaattttgcGAATACTGTAGCGATTGCAGTGCACCCTTCATGGCAGCTGGATAAGTAAAACCTCCGAGGCAACAAAAAATTAATTTGCCGTATTCGAAACATgtagtaatatttcttgtgtTAACGTTAATTAAAGCTAATACTTGCAACTGTTCACAATCTAAAAGACGTAAATTATCTTCAAGTTTGACATTCCAAAGGAAAAGCCCTTCCAGTAATTCTGAATTAAACGGGCACGTGCACTTGATGTTGATAGTATAAGAAACAACAAAATCGTCAATACTTATGGAACACTGTCTTAACCGTTTTGGTGATATAATCAATCTGACGTGTTCCCCTTCTTTTGGTAGTGATAAATCTAGAATTGACAAAAGGCTGCAACCAGTAAGATCTAGCTCACCAACGATTGTTAAGTTTCGAAGGATAAGTGTGTGCAGGTTTATACACGATTGCATGGTTTTAGATGCAATTGGACACGGTATAGCGTTATCCACATCGTAGTTTTTAATACTTAGGTAATTCAGTTTCATTTTGCAATGCCCCACGATATCTTGAACACCGTCAAACATATctctttgtttgtgttttttaactttcaaagcCATGAACGATATCTCACCAAACTCTTTTGTTGAAATTTTGCTACCGTAGTTGTATGTTGAATCTAGTAGTAAACTGCGCATTTTCATAGTAGCGGTTTTGTTTGCTCCAAATTCTTTAATGATATTCAGACAGTTTTTATGAAAGACTTTTACAGCTGGAAGTTCAATATATGATCCTCGACAAAGCATTGTTGTTTgcatatcacaatatatttcaaacatttcttttgaccaagtttcatgcaTTCCACAAATAAACTGCATCATGTCGAGCGAAAATGTCTGGCCTGAATTCTTTATTGTCTCAACGATGCGTTCATGTTCCTCACTATTGTACGACACAGATGCAATGTATACGCAAGCTAACATTTCATGGTAGGTTTTGTGGAGAAAGCTGTACTCATATCGTGGATTTACTGAAGAAGCGTGAACTTGTGTTTTCGACAGAAGTCCGGCTAGCAGTCCAAGTTCCTCTTTGTGGCTAGTGCCAAGGCTTTTAGGGAGATTACTTTCCATTTGGTCATCCAATGTTTCGACATCAAAGAGTGAATAAAACGCCATTTTGCCGAGGTTTCGTATGTACTCTTGGAACATCATGCAATGAGTCCGAGTTTGTAAGCATTTTATCGTGTCTGGTTGTGGGTGATCTACAGCAGCAAAGTGCTGTACAcgagaatatttttttaagacttTGGTAAACATCATTTCTAAGACATTGCAATAAACCTGGCATTTGGACTCGCCGAGTAAGTGGCCTTCATGCCACAAAAAGAGCAACTGCCAAACAACAAGGGTACTGCCAAGTAAATGATCTAGACCCTTTTGGTCAATCCATCGAAATAATTCTTCAATAGGTTTTGTCTGCTCGGAATCGCCGACTATGAGAGTAAAGGCTTGTTTAACAAGCGATTGTATGTTTGTGCCATCCAATTCTTCTATTTCCACACATAAATTTGActtttttgaatgcattttcgGCAACCCGAGCTTCCAATGTCTCGATGCTATCATTACGGTACATTTCTCTCTGTTTCTTTCATGTGGTGACTCTTTATCTTCTGCAAAACAACGTGTATTCATCACGTCCGGGTGACACCATTCATCCAAGCTATCAAATATCACCAGACATCGTTCCTTGCCAAGTACTGCTTGAAGAAATTTCTTATCATAATTCTCAGACATCGATAACCGTCTTATAACCTgttcaaaaacaatttcgtcCATTTCGCAAAGTATTGATCTGGATTGTGAAAGACGCGCATAGAAAACGTACTGTACGTTTTTTAGTTCATCGCAATTGTTCAAATATGCACCCGCTCCTCTTGACTTCAGGCTTTTTATAGCATCTTTATCATTTCGTTGAAAGGCGCACCATAAGCGCACAATGAACTTGCAAAATGTTGATTTCCCTACCCCAGCTTTAGCGGTGATGTAAATGTGTTTTGCCTTGTATCCCGTATTTCGAAAAACTTCATCCAATTTTGTTATCTcgaaatgaactattttattatatggaCATTTGATAACTGTTGATTTACTCAGTTTAGGAGGAATGTACACGTCAACCAAGTTTGGACTTTTCATCTCGAACATCGGTCCAAGGTCGAGTGCAGAACAACTTTCCAAATAATGGTTTTGCAGATCTTGTTTTAGAGCTGAAAAAAGATGTACATGTCAAGATGTAtaatcaatacaaaaatatcaatctttaaaacatgatagttgaacatatttttttatataaagtgtatcattatatataaagatataatttaatgaataaaaataccCGCTGATTTTGAACTGTAATGTTCCAGGTCATACTCTTGTCTAGCTTTTGCAATCCTCTGAACTACTTCATCTGCTACAGTTTGAAAATGCTGCTGTAATGCCTTAAGCTCTTGCATTTTCTCTTGGAGATTGTTTTCTGTGTTGAGCATTTCTCTTGTTGTTGATATAGCATTGCTAATAACATTTGCAAGATCATCTGTTGATACCCTCAACTGATCATTTTCCAATTGAAAACAGTAATTCAACCATTCAAAAACGCCAAAAAATACAGCCATAAGCCATTCTATACATCAACAATACAACCATAGTCAGAGAGCggtttttttaacaaactgaATTGATACCTTTCAATAATTATGAACTAAGAGTAGTTACTATGGCGTTTTTCTTTTCGTCATTTCAAATATctaatatataatcatttttgaCAAGTCCGAAATCTGAATATTAGTTATACTAAATAATGGAAATTACAGGTACACGCCCTGTAGCCTAAAACAAACCAAGAGAACAAAAAGCTGCATGTCTATAAACATAGCAAAGACATCAATATTAATTAACTATATGGGTAACCACGTTGGCACGGTGAAAACTCAGTAATAATTAATTGAGGTTTAAACCGGTTTTTGCAGGAGCTTTACCTCACACTTTACCGAACATTTATCAaaaagtgaatatatatatatatatatatatatatatatatatatatatatatatatatatatatatatatacgctcCATCGTTATCTAAACTGCAATGAAGTTTAACACAAAGTTAtggttattgttattaaaaacattgttttcaatttgttatgAGCCACAGATCATGTGGAGTCAAAACCTTGGTCACATAGTGAAGCGCAGTTAACAAAGTCTTAAACCCAAATTACCAGTGTCAGTTTTACGAGGGCATCCTTTGCTTTTTGGTCAGACGCTAAGTACTTGTTGTCTTGCAGAAGACGTTTCAGTGCATTTATACAATTTGATAATTCATCATCAGTTAACATCAGACTTGGTGAATGGCGAAGTCCTTTCCCGACTTCTCGCACCTGTAAAGAACTAAACTCTATCTTAACCTGATAACGTGCACATACTTATACAAAGACAGTTGTGTTCGGAACAATTTACTAGTACTATAAGAAAGAATCATGATTTATCACAAACGTTATCAAAGGCCTCTTATATCTGATTTGTGCATGTTACTGAATATTTACCTGCGTGcagacatttgtttttttagtgaGATCGTCTGTCAAATAATTGTCAAAGAATGTGCAATTGATGATGAGACTAATGATGCCATTTATATCTGTATCAGCTGCTGTCTTTACATTAAAGTAGCCGTCTGGTGGATAGAAGCACTTTGCGACTTCC is from Mya arenaria isolate MELC-2E11 chromosome 9, ASM2691426v1 and encodes:
- the LOC128245458 gene encoding uncharacterized protein LOC128245458 isoform X2; translated protein: MFEMKSPNLVDVYIPPKLSKSTVIKCPYNKIVHFEITKLDEVFRNTGYKAKHIYITAKAGVGKSTFCKFIVRLWCAFQRNDKDAIKSLKSRGAGAYLNNCDELKNVQYVFYARLSQSRSILCEMDEIVFEQVIRRLSMSENYDKKFLQAVLGKERCLVIFDSLDEWCHPDVMNTRCFAEDKESPHERNREKCTVMIASRHWKLGLPKMHSKKSNLCVEIEELDGTNIQSLVKQAFTLIVGDSEQTKPIEELFRWIDQKGLDHLLGSTLVVWQLLFLWHEGHLLGESKCQVYCNVLEMMFTKVLKKYSRVQHFAAVDHPQPDTIKCLQTRTHCMMFQEYIRNLGKMAFYSLFDVETLDDQMESNLPKSLGTSHKEELGLLAGLLSKTQVHASSVNPRYEYSFLHKTYHEMLACVYIASVSYNSEEHERIVETIKNSGQTFSLDMMQFICGMHETWSKEMFEIYCDMQTTMLCRGSYIELPAVKVFHKNCLNIIKEFGANKTATMKMRSLLLDSTYNYGSKISTKEFGEISFMALKVKKHKQRDMFDGVQDIVGHCKMKLNYLSIKNYDVDNAIPCPIASKTMQSCINLHTLILRNLTIVGELDLTGCSLLSILDLSLPKEGEHVRLIISPKRLRQCSISIDDFVVSYTINIKCTCPFNSELLEGLFLWNVKLEDNLRLLDCEQLQVLALINVNTRNITTCFEYGKLIFCCLGGFTYPAAMKGALQSLQYSQNLNFLSIWYLNDSITTSLNKTLLSLENIEEIQLFFSESIIRDLQIPVSVKTLSASAIFISADCLIKLINTFKASHAEVDFDLSECFVSPCDEVTIENIVREIKQCNQCVLNEASFPCEDEMEEESVFGFKMNVRKLDFKITRGRQDE
- the LOC128245458 gene encoding uncharacterized protein LOC128245458 isoform X1, giving the protein MASYKELFHEKKNQNWLKASVAVDITKNGLIPFVMNIVTLMHQAIRANVDKTNKLSPGATCNSCQTPNVLKCRTKGVCAGKTCKFHQHLPFGNCPTNICNDFKKGIEDHHRFKGPSWKNTNASDWCTNPWEVAKCFYPPDGYFNVKTAADTDINGIISLIINCTFFDNYLTDDLTKKTNVCTQVREVGKGLRHSPSLMLTDDELSNCINALKRLLQDNKYLASDQKAKDALVKLTLLRVSTDDLANVISNAISTTREMLNTENNLQEKMQELKALQQHFQTVADEVVQRIAKARQEYDLEHYSSKSAALKQDLQNHYLESCSALDLGPMFEMKSPNLVDVYIPPKLSKSTVIKCPYNKIVHFEITKLDEVFRNTGYKAKHIYITAKAGVGKSTFCKFIVRLWCAFQRNDKDAIKSLKSRGAGAYLNNCDELKNVQYVFYARLSQSRSILCEMDEIVFEQVIRRLSMSENYDKKFLQAVLGKERCLVIFDSLDEWCHPDVMNTRCFAEDKESPHERNREKCTVMIASRHWKLGLPKMHSKKSNLCVEIEELDGTNIQSLVKQAFTLIVGDSEQTKPIEELFRWIDQKGLDHLLGSTLVVWQLLFLWHEGHLLGESKCQVYCNVLEMMFTKVLKKYSRVQHFAAVDHPQPDTIKCLQTRTHCMMFQEYIRNLGKMAFYSLFDVETLDDQMESNLPKSLGTSHKEELGLLAGLLSKTQVHASSVNPRYEYSFLHKTYHEMLACVYIASVSYNSEEHERIVETIKNSGQTFSLDMMQFICGMHETWSKEMFEIYCDMQTTMLCRGSYIELPAVKVFHKNCLNIIKEFGANKTATMKMRSLLLDSTYNYGSKISTKEFGEISFMALKVKKHKQRDMFDGVQDIVGHCKMKLNYLSIKNYDVDNAIPCPIASKTMQSCINLHTLILRNLTIVGELDLTGCSLLSILDLSLPKEGEHVRLIISPKRLRQCSISIDDFVVSYTINIKCTCPFNSELLEGLFLWNVKLEDNLRLLDCEQLQVLALINVNTRNITTCFEYGKLIFCCLGGFTYPAAMKGALQSLQYSQNLNFLSIWYLNDSITTSLNKTLLSLENIEEIQLFFSESIIRDLQIPVSVKTLSASAIFISADCLIKLINTFKASHAEVDFDLSECFVSPCDEVTIENIVREIKQCNQCVLNEASFPCEDEMEEESVFGFKMNVRKLDFKITRGRQDE